The genomic segment CGCTTTCGGATTGACATAGGGATAGTAGGGAAAGTCCGCAGGCAAAGCGAGATCGCCAAAGGCCGACAGGCCGTGGGTCTCGGTCCAGCCATCGGCAGCGAAAGCTGTGCCGCTGGCGCTCGTCCCTGGCACGGCAGCGGCGGCGAGAGAAGCGGCGCCCAATTCGAGTGTTCTACGGCGCGTCAATTTCATGCTGTTTCAACCCTGGTGGGAAACGCGGGGAGAAGCGATGATTCGCGCCGATTATGTCGGTTTTTCGAGTCAGGGCTAGCGTTCTCTCGTCGCGTCAGCGCCCAAGAAACCTGCGCTCAAAGAAAAAGGCCGGCAAACCGCCGGCCTTTCCGATAACGGCTCGAACAGAGCTTACTTGCTGCCCGGCGCCGGCAGTTCAACCGGGCTGTCGGTGAGCGTGTGCAGATAGTCAATGAGGTCGGCGCGCTGCGTGTCGCTCTTCAAGCCGCCGAAGGTCATCTTCGTGCCGTTGGCAAAGCCGCGCGGATTGAAGATGAAATGATTGAGGTCTTCGAAGGACCACTTCCCTTCGGTCTTGGCCTTGTCGAGAATGGCGTTTGAATAGCTAAAGCCTGCCGCGGCGCCCATCGGACGGTGAACAATGCCGTAGAGGCTCGGACCCTGCTTCACCGGGCCGCCCTTCTCGAAAGAGTGGCAAACGCCGCACTGAGCCTTCGCAACCTGCTCACCCTTGACCGGATCGGCCTTGGCCAGAAGATCGGCGATCGCCGGCAACACAGGGGCCGCCGGAGCGCCGCCAGCGGCGGGGGCCGGTTCGTCGGCCGGGAGGTCGTAGCCGGCAACCTTCGGCGCCGGGGCATGATAGAGGGCGCCGGAAACGATGCCCAAACCCATCAGGAACAGCAAAGTGCCGAGGACAGCACCGGCGATCTTGTTGAGCTCGAAGGAATCCATGGGCTGCAGGCTCCGCCAGGGTGCACAATTGAATAGGGTTCCGTTGCCGGAGGTCCGGCACGGTTGCTGCGCTGGATAGCCGCTTTGCCGCCGGTTTGGCAACTCGTATAAGCGCACTTCCTTGCTACTTTTTGCCGCCCAGAAAACAGCTAAGCCCAAGAAAAGCGCAAAGCCTGATGCCCAGCCCCGTCGTTCTTATTCCCGCCCGCATGTCCTCGACCCGCCTGCCCGGCAAGCCTTTGGCCGATATTGGCGGCGTCCCGATGATCGTTCAGGTCTGGCGGCGGGCCATGGAGGCCGACGTTGGGCCGGTTTTGGTGGCCGCGGATGCCCCGGAAATCGTTGCAGCGGTGGAATCAGCGGGCGGACAGGCGGTTTTGACCCGTGCCGACCACCCCTCCGGCTCGGATCGGATTTTCGAGGCGATCAATGCCGGCGATCCCGACGGGCGGCACGATATGATCGTTAATGTCCAGGGCGACCTGCCGACCATCGAGCCGGCGCTGATCCGCGCGGCGCTGGAACCGCTGGCCGATTCGGCCGTGGATATCTCGACCTTGGCAGCGGAAATCCGCCGCGACGAGGAGCGCGCAGACCCCAATGTGGTGAAATTGATTGGTACCGCGATCGGCCCGCGGCGCCAGCGGGCGCTTTATTTCAGCCGCGCCACCGCGCCCTGGGGTGAGGGGCCGCTGTTCCACCACATCGGTCTTTATGCCTATCGCCGGCAGGCGCTGGCCCGTTTTGTCGGCCTGCCGCCCTCGCCGCTGGAGCTGCGAGAGCGGCTGGAGCAATTGCGGGCGCTCGAGGCCGGCATGCGTATCGACGCGATGATCGTCGACACAGTGCCGCTGGGCGTCGACACGCCGCACGATCTGGAGCGCGCGCGGCAGATGCTCGGCTAAATCGACCCGGCGATCAGGGGCAGAACCGCCCCTATTTCGCTGATAAAACTTTGTAGCTGACTATACGTGTGTTCCAGACGCAGGGCCTGGCATCGTCGGCCCACTGTTGGGTCGCCCATAACGTTACCCGGTCCAAGGGATCGAGCGCTGTCAACGTGCCGGCAGAGTTGCCCATTGGCACCATGTTCCTCTGGTTCAAGCAGGTATAGGGCTGCGTTCCCGCAACAACCGTTGTCGGGCCGGAGAAGGTGTTCGCCGGGTCTCCC from the Beijerinckia sp. 28-YEA-48 genome contains:
- a CDS encoding cytochrome c family protein, translated to MDSFELNKIAGAVLGTLLFLMGLGIVSGALYHAPAPKVAGYDLPADEPAPAAGGAPAAPVLPAIADLLAKADPVKGEQVAKAQCGVCHSFEKGGPVKQGPSLYGIVHRPMGAAAGFSYSNAILDKAKTEGKWSFEDLNHFIFNPRGFANGTKMTFGGLKSDTQRADLIDYLHTLTDSPVELPAPGSK
- a CDS encoding 3-deoxy-manno-octulosonate cytidylyltransferase; translation: MPSPVVLIPARMSSTRLPGKPLADIGGVPMIVQVWRRAMEADVGPVLVAADAPEIVAAVESAGGQAVLTRADHPSGSDRIFEAINAGDPDGRHDMIVNVQGDLPTIEPALIRAALEPLADSAVDISTLAAEIRRDEERADPNVVKLIGTAIGPRRQRALYFSRATAPWGEGPLFHHIGLYAYRRQALARFVGLPPSPLELRERLEQLRALEAGMRIDAMIVDTVPLGVDTPHDLERARQMLG